The Coffea eugenioides isolate CCC68of chromosome 8, Ceug_1.0, whole genome shotgun sequence genome has a segment encoding these proteins:
- the LOC113780940 gene encoding aluminum-activated malate transporter 12-like has translation MGVEIVINGDSPYGTSARLEKMKKSLNMYVEKVKNFPGLAWKMIWKVGREDPRRVIHSIKVGLSLTLVSLLYLLEPLFEDIGQNAIWAVMTVVVVLEFTAGATLCKGLNRGFGTLLAGLLAFFIEYIATASGQIFKAIFIGTAVFLIGMSATYVRFVPYIKKNYDYGVVIFLLTFNLITVSSFRVENVLKIAHERIYMIAIGCGICLLMSLLVFPNWSGEELHDSTVFKLEGLAISIQACVNDYFSEEEPKAANGESLEDPIYKGYKAVLDSKSTDETLAMYASWEPRHSRYCYRFPWQQYVKLGAVLRHFGYTVVALHGCLKTEIQTPRSVRALFKDPCIRVAREVSKALMELADSVSKRRQCSPEVLSDHLHEALQDLDTALRSQPKLFLGPNANSNTNMLALAAAQARQKSGKDFGISLSSVKTDTSALLEWRSKRASEQSKENDRKVLRPTLSKIAITSLEFSEALPFAAFASLLVEIVARLDLVIEEVEELGRLAHFKEFEPGDAVLSVICQTPKAENAKPMENHLPSHGAAE, from the exons ATGGGTGTGGAAATAGTGATAAACGGGGACAGCCCTTATGGAACTAGCGCCAGATTggagaagatgaagaaaagtcTGAACATGTATGTGGAAAAGGTGAAAAATTTTCCGGGATTAGCATGGAAAATGATATGGAAGGTTGGAAGAGAAGATCCAAGGAGAGTTATTCATTCGATCAAAGTTGGTTTGTCATTGACACTAGTTTCCTTGTTATATCTTTTGGAGCCATTGTTTGAAGACATTGGCCAGAATGCCATCTGGGCTGTTATGACTGTGGTGGTTGTGCTGGAATTCACCGCag GAGCAACATTGTGCAAGGGCCTCAACAGAGGATTCGGGACGCTGTTAGCAGGATTACTTGCATTTTTCATCGAGTATATCGCCACAGCTTCTGGGCAGATTTTCAAGGCGATTTTCATTGGAACTGCAGTTTTCTTGATTG GAATGTCAGCTACTTACGTGAGGTTTGTCCCATATATAAAGAAGAATTACGACTATGGGGTTGTCATATTCCTCTTGACCTTCAATTTGATTACTGTATCAAGCTTCCGAGTTGAGAATGTGTTAAAGATAGCCCATGAGAGGATTTACATGATAGCTATTGGTTGTGGAATCTGTCTCCTCATGAGCCTCTTAGTATTTCCAAATTGGTCTGGGGAAGAACTCCATGATTCCACTGTTTTTAAGCTTGAAGGGCTAGCAATATCAATTCAAG cATGTGTGAATGATTATTTTAGTGAGGAGGAACCAAAAGCAGCAAATGGAGAATCATTGGAGGATCCAATTTATAAGGGCTACAAGGCAGTCTTGGACTCCAAATCCACTGATGAGACCTTG GCAATGTATGCAAGTTGGGAACCAAGGCATTCAAGATATTGCTATAGATTCCCATGGCAGCAATATGTTAAACTTGGAGCTGTTCTTCGCCATTTTGGGTATACTGTCGTTGCTCTACATGGAtgtttaaaaactgaaattcag ACTCCACGATCTGTTCGAGCTCTTTTCAAAGATCCATGTATTCGAGTTGCTAGAGAAGTATCAAAAGCACTGATGGAACTGGCAGATAGCGTAAGCAAACGCCGCCAATGCTCGCCAGAGGTACTATCCGATCACCTCCACGAAGCCCTACAAGACCTTGATACCGCCTTAAGATCCCAACCAAAACTTTTTCTTGGCCCCAATGCCAATAGTAACACCAACATGTTAGCCCTTGCAGCTGCGCAAGCACGACAAAAATCAGGAAAAGATTTTGGAATTTCATTATCAAGCGTAAAAACGGACACATCTGCATTGCTCGAATGGAGATCCAAGAGGGCTTCCGAGCAATCGAAAGAGAATGATCGAAAAGTGCTCAGGCCAACTTTGAGCAAGATTGCAATCACGAGCCTTGAGTTTTCGGAAGCACTTCCCTTTGCTGCTTTTGCCTCTTTGCTAGTAGAAATTGTGGCAAGGCTTGATTTAGTGATTGAGGAAGTTGAAGAATTGGGAAGGTTGGCTCATTTCAAGGAATTTGAACCAGGAGACGCAGTTCTTAGTGTGATTTGTCAGACACCTAAAGCTGAAAATGCAAAACCTATGGAGAATCATTTACCATCTCATGGTGCAGCTGAATAA